One Melopsittacus undulatus isolate bMelUnd1 chromosome 25, bMelUnd1.mat.Z, whole genome shotgun sequence DNA segment encodes these proteins:
- the LOC117437677 gene encoding vesicle-associated membrane protein 2, protein MSAPAAPSAPPPAAEGGGAPAPPPNLTSNRRLQQTQAQVDEVVDIMRVNVDKVLERDQKLSELDDRADALQAGASQFETSAAKLKRKYWWKNLKMMIILGVICAIVLIIIIVYLST, encoded by the exons AT gtCGGCCCCCGCCGCCCCCAGCGCCCCTCCCCCCGCCGCggaagggggcggggccccagcccctccccccaACCTGACCAGCAACCGGAGGCTGCAGCAGACGCAGGCGCAAGTGGATGAG GTTGTGGACATCATGCGGGTCAATGTGGACAAGGTCCTGGAGCGGGACCAGAAGCTGTCGGAGCTGGATGACCGCGCGGACGCTCTCCAGGCCGGAGCCTCCCAGTTCGAGACCAGTGCGGCCAAGCTCAAGCGCAAGTACTGGTGGAAGAACCTCAAG ATGATGATCATCCTGGGGGTGATCTGCGCCATCgtcctcatcatcatcattg tgtaTTTGAGCACCTAA